Proteins encoded in a region of the Prunus persica cultivar Lovell chromosome G4, Prunus_persica_NCBIv2, whole genome shotgun sequence genome:
- the LOC18780194 gene encoding aspartic proteinase A1, whose product METKLKSVTATLFLCFLLFPLVFSESNDGLVRVGLKKRKFDQNNRVAAQIESKEGEALRASLLKYRLRGNLADSQDTDIVSLKNYMDAQYFGEIGIGTPPQKFTVIFDTGSSNLWVPSAKCYFSIACYLHPKYKSSSSSTYNKNGKPAAIHYGTGAISGFFSEDHVTIGDLVVKDQEFIEATKEPGVTFLVAKFDGILGLGFQEISVGNAVPVWYNMVNQGLLKEPVFSFWFNRNADEEEGGEIVFGGVDPNHYKGEHTYVPVTQKGYWQFDMGDVMIDGKTTGFCAGGCSAIADSGTSLLVGPTTIITELNHAIGASGIVSQECKTVVAQYGETIIERILAKDQPQKICSQIGLCTFDGTHGVSTEIKSVVEENTHKVSGGLSDASCSACEMTVVWMQNQLKQNQTQERILEYVNQLCERLPSPMGESAVDCSGLSSMPSVSFTIGGRTFDLTPEQYVLKVGEGDAAQCISGFTALDVPPPRGPLWILGDVFMGRYHTVFDYGNERIGFAEAA is encoded by the exons ATGGAAACCAAACTTAAGTCCGTTACAGCGACGCTCTTTCTGTGCTTCCTCTTGTTTCCGTTGGTTTTTTCTGAATCCAATGATGGGTTGGTCCGGGTTGGGCTCAAGAAGAGGAAATTTGATCAAAATAACCGGGTTGCTGCCCAGATTGAATCCAAGGAAGGAGAGGCTCTGAGAGCTTCTCTCCTTAAATATCGTCTGCGTGGAAATTTGGCTGATTCCCAGGACACTGATATTGTATCTCTCAAGAATTACATGGATGCTCAATACTTTGGTGAGATTGGTATTGGCACTCCCCCTCAGAAGTTCACTGTGATATTTGATACTGGTAGTTCAAATTTGTGGGTTCCTTCAGCCAAGTGTTATTTCTCG ATTGCCTGCTATTTACACCCAAAATACAAGTCAAGCAGTTCGAGCACCTACAACAAAAATG GTAAGCCTGCAGCAATCCACTATGGAACTGGAGCTATTTCTGGGTTCTTCAGTGAAGACCATGTAACTATTGGTGATCTCGTGGTCAAAGATCAG GAATTTATTGAGGCAACCAAGGAGCCTGGAGTCACATTTTTGGTAGCCAAATTTGATGGCATACTTGGACTTGGATTTCAAGAGATATCAGTTGGAAATGCTGTACCTGtgtg GTACAACATGGTCAATCAGGGTCTCCTGAAGGAACCAGTTTTCTCATTCTGGTTTAATCGTAAtgctgatgaagaagaaggaggtgAAATTGTATTTGGTGGAGTGGATCCTAATCATTATAAGGGAGAGCACACTTACGTTCCTGTTACGCAGAAAGGCTATTGGCAG TTTGACATGGGTGATGTTATGATTGATGGTAAAACAACTG GATTTTGTGCTGGTGGCTGTTCAGCAATTGCTGATTCTGGAACCTCTTTGTTAGTTGGCCCAACG ACTATTATTACTGAACTCAATCATGCCATTGGAGCCTCTGGGATTGTAAGTCAAGAATGCAAGACTGTAGTCGCACAATATGGAGAGACCATAATTGAGAGGATTTTAGCCAAG GATCAACCACAGAAAATCTGCTCTCAGATTGGTTTGTGCACATTTGATGGTACTCATGGTGTAAG TACCGAAATCAAGAGTGTTGTGGAAGAGAACACTCACAAGGTATCTGGGGGCTTATCTGATGCATCATGCTCTGCTTGTGAGATGACGGTTGTATGGATGCAAAACCAGCTCAAGCAGAATCAGACACAGGAACGAATTCTTGAATATGTGAATCAG CTCTGTGAGCGGCTGCCTAGCCCAATGGGAGAATCTGCAGTTGATTGTAGTGGTTTGTCTTCCATGCCTAGTGTTTCCTTTACTATTGGTGGAAGAACATTTGATCTTACCCCTGAGCAG TATGTGCTCAAAGTAGGTGAGGGAGATGCTGCACAATGCATTAGTGGATTTACTGCTTTGGATGTCCCACCACCCCGTGGACCTCTCTG GATCCTGGGGGACGTATTCATGGGTCGCTACCATACCGTGTTCGACTATGGCAacgagagaattgggtttgcAGAAGCTGCATAG
- the LOC18781157 gene encoding 60S ribosomal export protein NMD3 has product MAEEAGMFMVHQTVGSVLCCKCGIPMAPNAANMCVKCLRSEVDITEGLQKHVTIVHCPECDCYLQPPRTWIKAQLESKELLTFCVKRLKNLNKVRLVHAEFIWTEPHSKRIKVKLKVQKEVLNGAILEQSYVVEYVQQEHMCESCSRVQANPDQWVASVQLRQHVSHRRTFFYLEQLILRHGAAASAIKIKQMEQGIDFFFANRSHGVKFVEFVGKVVPVRSRSDKQLVSHDSKSNNYNYKHTFSVEISPICREDLICLPPKVRSSLGNLGPLVICTKVTNSIALFDPFTLRHCFLDTDQYWRYSFKSLHTSRELVEYIVLDIEIISPEVNVGGSRFALADAQVARVSDFGKNDTIFNIKTHLGHLLNPGDYALGYDLYGANSNDDELEKYKGLVIPDAILIKKSYEEKRQKKHAKARPWKLKSLGMEVDDKAKLDQEKVDSEYEQFLKDLEENPEMRLNISLYHNEEYQPSERASMTDGEDAPSVPLEELLADLELRDDEDEDDSSMRE; this is encoded by the coding sequence ATGGCTGAAGAGGCAGGTATGTTTATGGTTCATCAAACTGTTGGCAGTGTACTATGTTGCAAATGCGGTATCCCCATGGCACCAAATGCTGCCAATATGTGTGTCAAGTGTTTGCGCTCTGAAGTTGATATTACGGAAGGTTTGCAGAAGCATGTGACCATTGTTCATTGTCCAGAGTGTGATTGCTACTTGCAGCCTCCAAGAACTTGGATCAAAGCCCAATTAGAATCAAAGGAGCTGCTAACCTTCTGTGTTAAGAGATTGAAGAATTTGAATAAAGTTAGGCTAGTTCATGCCGAATTTATTTGGACTGAACCTCACTCCAAGAGGATCAAGGTTAAGTTGAAAGTTCAGAAGGAGGTTCTTAATGGAGCAATACTTGAACAATCATATGTTGTAGAGTATGTTCAACAAGAGCATATGTGTGAGTCTTGTTCAAGGGTTCAGGCCAACCCTGACCAATGGGTTGCATCTGTGCAACTCCGCCAGCATGTTTCTCACCGACGCACGTTTTTCTATCTGGAGCAGCTGATCCTGAGGCATGGTGCTGCTGCTAGTGCCATAAAAATAAAGCAGATGGAACAAGGTATCGACTTCTTTTTTGCAAACCGAAGTCATGGTGTGAAATTTGTGGAATTTGTTGGTAAAGTTGTTCCAGTAAGGAGTCGCAGTGACAAACAGCTTGTTTCCCATGATTCTAAAagtaataattataattataagcATACATTCTCAGTTGAGATAAGCCCCATTTGCCGTGAAGATTTGATTTGTCTGCCTCCCAAGGTCAGGTCCAGTTTGGGAAACCTCGGTCCTCTTGTGATCTGCACTAAAGTGACCAACAGTATTGCTTTGTTTGATCCTTTCACCCTGAGACATTGTTTCCTTGATACTGATCAGTATTGGAGGTATTCCTTTAAATCTCTACATACAAGCAGGGAGCTAGTGGAGTATATAGTGCTTGATATCGAGATTATTTCGCCTGAAGTTAATGTTGGTGGCTCAAGGTTTGCTTTAGCTGATGCACAAGTTGCTCGCGTCTCTGACTTTGGAAAGAATGATACTATTTTCAACATTAAAACACATCTTGGCCATCTTTTAAACCCCGGGGATTATGCTCTTGGTTACGACTTATATGGGGCTAACAGTAATGACGATGAACTAGAGAAGTACAAGGGTCTAGTCATTCCTGATGCAATTTTAATAAAGAAGAGCTATGAAGAAAAGCGACAGAAGAAGCATGCGAAGGCTCGTCCATGGAAGCTTAAATCCCTTGGCATGGAAGTTGATGATAAAGCTAAACTTGATCAAGAAAAGGTGGACTCTGAGTATGAGCAGTTCTTGAAGGATCTGGAGGAGAACCCTGAGATGAGGTTGAATATATCATTATACCATAATGAAGAGTACCAGCCGTCAGAGAGGGCATCCATGACTGATGGGGAAGATGCACCTTCTGTCCCACTTGAAGAGTTGCTCGCTGACCTTGAACTGCGTGATGACGAGGATGAGGATGATAGTAGCATGAGGGagtaa